Genomic window (Theileria annulata chromosome 4, complete sequence, *** SEQUENCING IN PROGRESS ***):
TTACTAAAGAACCCTTGGGGGAAAGTGAGTTCAAAAATCGAAATTGATCCTATGATCTTGTCAATTTTACCCTCCAACAACAATACTACTAATGTTGGTAATTTATCTAGTTATTCctaaaattcaaattaacaaattattaggATGTTGGAATATTCTGGATTGAGTGGGATAGCGTGTTAAAATGGTTTTCACACCTCTACTTTTGCTGGAATACTGAAATGTTTGACTTTGTAAACAAAATACATTTTACGTGGGGAAGGAATGAGCATTTCATAAATTCACCAGTACCAGAAGATTCTTATTTGTCGATGTTTAATCCACAAATATTAGTTTCATATCCAAATGAACAAGAAGGATCGAAAACACAAGTGGTAGATAGAAAATCCAAATCTCAATTGATGAAATCAAGTGGTGAAGATTATCTGTTGATATATGCAATGTTGATTCAAAATAGAAGAGAGTTGGGAGAAAAAATGAAGTACTTGGCAACTCACATTTTCGAAGGGAATTCCagaataataataccaAATAACCCATTGATAAATGGAGTTTATAACAACAGTGAGATAATACTGACCAAGTTACTAATTAGTCCATATCCGTCAGCTGATGAAAGGAGAGAacagattttaaaatatggAAGATATCATCAAATAGAAAACAAGACACATgtagttaatttaatcatCTTGTTATGTTATTACATGAGGAAGATGCAGGAGAATTCAAGTTATACACTGATTACATATTCCAACAAGTCAATCAAGTTACTTCCATTGTCAGAACtaagtaataatatatatttatagttacatttgtatatataatgttgAATATAATGTTTTAGGTGAGTACAGTAATCTGGTGTATGATTATAGATGGAGTAGTTTTAATAATGGTATGAACCCGAATGAGATTTGGTCATTCTTTACTAACCCACAATTTCGATTAGAGATTAAAAGAGATACTAAcctaattatattattggaAACTGATTCTGAAATTTCAGTTAACCTGAGGTTATTTTTTGGAAGATTGGCAACAATTAGGTCCTTGAGAACGAAACAGGCCAAGTCCtcaaatgaatataaacTTTATTGTTGCTCAATTCATGGTTATTTTAAGAAAGGAACATATACATTAATACcttcaaattttaatggaGTTGAGGccaatttcaaatttaactTCTTCTTCCAAGGACCACAAAATGATacaatacaaatttatccaATTCCATATccatttattaaattgcACCATATGGCCAGTTTAGAACCAAATTCCAGTACCAAGGTTGATAGggaatataaaattgatgaaaCAGGTGATCAGCTGGTGGAGAGACCAGTGTCATATCATATTTTGAACCATTACCATGTGACTGTATTGAGGATTACAAATCATTATCTTGATTTTACAGTTGATCAAGTCACACTACTCTCAATAAAGATCAAAGTTAACAGcataaatgataataagTTCGTGTTATTCTCAACTAACACATCTTATCCCAACTTATCACAAAGCATTTGTAGTGTAGGAGATAATTCTGGAAATGATAGGCAGTTGAATTTCTGTTCTGATGTGTGTTGTTTTTCATGTGGAGGACCATATGGACAGTTTTATCCCATATCGCCCAATTTGTTCCCAGAGGAACATGGGTTGGGTTATAAATTCTCCTTATTCAGTGATTTGAATGGTGGAATATCTAAAAATGGTAAAACGCCCTCGAATTCATCCCAGGTCCTATTCACCAGGGAACTCTTGATCACGTTTACACTCGCCAATTTGTTCCCAAATTCACAGTACCGTCTAGTGTCTATTAACCAATTCAAGTTTCAAAAGTTATTCTTCATTTCCAACTTTCCCATTACCTTGATACAATAATGTTTTATATACATTGTATATACAGATAGTATATTTTTACAAGGTTTGATAGCAGTGGTGTATATGGtgattttgtatataaGTGAAGTTGTGGCGACTAAACCTTGAATTCctattttaaatatctaATTATAACTGTCCATATATGAGTGAATGTTAGGttgaatattataaataagGCACAAAACTTTTCATTACAATtaacataaataaataaattacaagattattaatacaaaaaaAGTTAAAACCAGGGTTGATGACAAGTTTTAAGTTTTCCAAGCATGGAAGAATCAGTGGAAGCGTCAATGATGCAAGTGATGACGTTGTTTATGGGTAAAGTACTGTGCTCCTGATCAGCAGGAGACCGAAGGTGAGAACAATAGTTGAGAATTTTGCTCAAGTAGTCGTCAATCTCGTCGAATTTATCCAATTTAGGGTCTTTGTCCTTGATAAAGTTGTTCTTGTCCCTGGGGAAATTAGTTTTCTCGGCAGCAAAGTTATTTTTGTCCTTTTGGAAGTTTTCCTTATCTTTTTGGAACGCGTAAAAGTCCCTAGAGGTGTTGCGTCCAATCAGAATGGCTGATAATGCGGCGTGGACATCGATTTTAAAGTGATGAATAGAAGAACAGACGGCGAACATGACACCAGGAAGAAGACCGAGTCTACAAGTGGGTCCCATCAAATTGGTCATGTTCCTAGTTAACCTGAAAACCCGCATCTTGTTCTGGTCCATTTCTCTATTAAAGAGTTTGAAGTCAAATTGTCTAATTGAGCCGTTGTTCATGTTCAAAACAAGTTTTGATGGAGTTGAGTATGGAGTAGCGAACACTAGACTTAGGAGTGCCTGTGTGGCGTAGGATGAAGTGAAGTTAATTCtgaaatttataaagttTTCATAATCTATGGAGGATTGCAGGACAAATTCGTAGAGAATATTGTCGGGTACGATATTGCAAAGTTTATTATACGAGTCCTGAAGAACGTCCTGATGTATTTTTCGGTACCAGGTAAAGAACCAGGGGTACTGTTTTTCTCTAAAGAGTTTGTAAATGTAATTAAAACCTGCCGCCTTGTCCATCTCCTCGTTAGTTGCGGAGTTGGTCAAGGTTGAGGTGGGATTATACTTATTATAGCATTCGTACAACTTTATGGTTATGTTCTTCTCCAAAAGTATCTTGTGAAGCACCAAAAGCAGTAGACAAGTTTCATAGCCGTTACCGCTGGCTAATCTGGTATCTAGTTTATTCAAGTAGCCATCAGTGCGAACGTCAGAGGGCATCAGAGGGTTTGAATCTATTAGAAGATTATCCATTGATATTGACCTGTTGAAAATGCTCAGGAGTGTGTGACTGTTTGGACTGTCCTCTACGAGGCAAATGTGCGGATCAAGTGAAACAATGGACCCTGAGGAAAGGAACAAGTTCCTCCTCCTTGTTTCATTGTACTTTTTCATGTAGAAATTCATAAGGTGTGACATCTGGTGAATGCACTCCTCACCTTTCTGTCTAGCTCTCACAAGTGGGTACACTGAATAATAGTGGTTCTGGCCGTCGGTTGTGATAATCTTAACACACTTTACTAGGTGATTTCTTCTCCTTACCTTGATTATGCTAGGGTcaacatataaaatatccCGCATTTCTCCAATCACATTTTTACTCTTGATCATGTCTTCAACTGCAGTTATGACCACATGGGGTAGTTGTATCGAGATGTTATTGCCGGAACTGAACTTGTTACTCAGTACGCACACTGAGTAGTTCAGGTGATTAATATCACGTCTGCTTCCTCTTTTATTTCTTGTTTTCCCAAAGTTTATTAATAGGCTTATTATGTCCAGCAACTTATTCATAGTATATCCACAAGTTAGCCCTTTCTCTGATGATTCTCTTGGCGTCTCAGGTTGGGTGTTACCAAGTCTGTCTGGAGTGTATCCAGTAACTAAAGAAACACTGTTCAATAGTTCAGTTGACTTGATGGGCTGAATAAAGTTCTGTGTGAAATTGTAAACAATGTTATAAAGCTCCTTATCGTCATCTTCCTCCTCTGAGGTATTTAAGCTTGAGGATATTTTATTCAGAATCTTGTTAGTCAGGCAATACAGCATGGGCTTTGGTATATATTCATGGAATGGCAACTCTAGACATTCCTCAAAGATCGTTTCATATGCACACATGATTTCGTCAATCAGGTCCGGCTTCCCCATGTTCGTGAGTATGTTACAGAAATTCTCAAGTGTGTGATTCAGTCCTGGATTACAGTTTATTAGAATTTGGAGTATGTTTTTAATATCAATTACATTCTGTCTTCCAATATGTTCTTCTTCTTCTCTGGCGCTGTACCCGTTATTTGAGTTTTGTGGTACTTGGGATAAATATTCCGTTCTTATTGTGTAGTACAACTGTTGTGGCACCTTTTTTATCAGTAGTTTTAGCAGGTGGAATATCTCTGCATTGTTTCTACTGTACAGAAACGTCACCAACTGTGGCAACCACATCAGCCACACACAGTGGTGCACGTACTCCGAATACTTCTTAAACGTCTCACTCGTTGCGTTTATCCCCCTATGCATCTCCGTCAATAACGTAAACAATCTCTTAATCAACAACCAATGACAATTTGgactaaaaaattattattcaatatttcaattaactaattttttaattattctaattaGTATTGTATGTTGTGTGATTACTTGATTGATATTGCGGTCAGATATCCCATGATGGATGTTTCGTAAAGTTCTAGTGGGAACATTTGTTCGTTTTTAGCCCACATTGGGACCATCGAGTGGTCGATTTTGTTATCATTAAACTTTGCCCATGATATCCAGTTTTTACTCAAAAGAGGCTGTAGTTTCAAAGCTTCCAACATATACTTGCAGGCCAAATCAATATCTCCtacaaaaaaattacaaatatttattaaaaggtataaataattaatgggtgaaatgtatttaaaatacctATACTGTTTAATTGTCTTTTGTTTGGGTTTGTTTGGTTGTGGTGTATGTCGTAGATGTAATTCCTGTTAATGGCTTCTGCTTTGAGTCTCGTGACGTGTGACTTAAGGGTTTCAAACCCTCTGTTTGGGAGTTTATCGAAATCTAGTGTGATTACACTCTTTAGTGCGTCTGGCACATTAATTGAGAACGTCAAGTACTGTTTCAGCCTCTCGTTAATGAGCAAGTAATAATCTTCGCCTATGTTTGAACTCTTGTTTATTGTCTGGACCAGGTACTTTTGAGCCTTATTTAGGAGAACAGATGCTATTAACGGCAACTGATGACTCTTTCTTATCACTCCACTATACTTCACCAATGTCCATATGTAATCTTGATTAATCAATAATGAATCATCtatagaattatataaccaaaatttaatccaattaattatttaattaattgtaaattaaataaatcaatacTTAGTGGTTGATTATTGTTTGTTAGGTTTGTGAGATTTTTTACGGTACTGAAAACTTGTGTTCTGAAACATAGTAGTGTGTTCCATATATTTGGATGATCACATTTGTTTGGTAGTCTGTTTCTCCACTTATTCATCAAATGTGATTCATCACACTCTTGACCATTATATGCATTTGTTATTACTCTCTTCAAATATGTTATACCCTCATTTATCTCTGTTATTCTATGATTTAACCTCATACAATTCACATGGCCATCTATCTTATTACCAAGATTCTTATAATAATGCAATAACCATGAAAAACAATTCTACAccaaaatttatataatcaaataaatatataattaaatatataattatatggGTATAAGTATAAATGTGTAGTTTATACTTGTGTCATGATGTTGAGTTTGTgatattctttattatattgtttGTATAGTGTGTGGATATTGTTGGAATAGACCTTATTTATCTTATTGAACATGTTGTAGATATTCATTTCAATGATATTCTCCATGTCATATGTGTCAATATCATTAAAAGATTCCTGGTTAACTAGAAGATAATTGTCCTTATTTTGGTTCTGAAACAACACTAGCATGTGTGGAAATGAGTTAAGGAACACATTCGACTGGCTGAAAGTTGTCTTATTATTCGATATGTATGAGATGTCTCTAATAATGTCCCACTCATTGAGCTGTTTAGTGCAGTACATCCAATAGTTGAACCAGAGCTTAGACTCGTCAAACCAAGCCACAGTTTCAGAAGTCTGTCCTGAGGAAGATATTTGGTCCATTATGTGGTTAAAATCTCTTTGAGCCTGCTTCCATTTACCATGCTGTAGATTCGCCAAGGCTAATCTAGTCTCATTCGTAATCACCCAACACCTATTTGTACCTATTGATAAGTCAAGCATGTCCAACCTCATGTACAAATCTGACAAGAGAGTTGCCGGCTTCGTTATATCCATCGGCTGAGCTAGCATTAAATTCTCCAAATAGTAGCACGTGTTAAAGTAGTTTCCTGGTAAATATAGTGAAATGTACTTGATTATCTCAACTGGTAATACTACCATAGGGTACGTGTTCATGACGGCATAATACACCAAGTTAATTGAGTCGAAATCTTCCTTATAGCAACAGGTATCCAGATGTGTCGGTGTCCGGATATACGTATTCGATGAAAGATTATGGTTAACTGATATTGAGGTTATCTTATTGGTAAGGAACGAGATGATTTGTTGGGAGACTTGGTTCCTATAAGGCTCTGATAAGTTAATATACAGTTGTGAAAACACCTTGGAGAACATTTCACGGTTGAACTTACTGTCGAATTCACACAATTTTTCAAAGTACTTTAGGACCAAATTCTGGTTTACATAGTTCCTAAGATATACCTTgttatattcatatatcTTTGTTAGTGACTCATACAGTTTCCCATCCAAACAGAGTTCAAACTCCTGGAGATCTTTAGTTTCTTCCACTGGAGTCTCAGTATCATTCATGAGTGACATTTTTCTAAATTCCTTTAATAGTGTCGCAATTGGTCTCAGGCTAGAATTATCGATGTTACACACGAAACTGATCTGGCTTACAAGCTCAGTATTTGCCTTTGCTCCTAACCCAAACCTATTATCCAAAGGCTCCAATCTTGGATAATTAGTACCTATTCCAATCTCCAAAtcctaataaattattaatcaaatatttatttatttatataagTATTCATACTTGTCTGAAGAGTGtgaaaattatatcaaCGAGTGTGGTTGAGTtttgattatatttaaacaaCAGATCAAGTGTTTTGGATAATTCTGGTTGTTTCTCGTAATGTTTAACATAGTCGTTATGTTGTGActtgaataaatatgagCAATGTGTTAGGTAACTCATCTTAACATCTAATCTTAAATCTTTAAAGTTTTCATGGTCCATCATACCCAGGTATAACAAGTTAAACTCTGTAGCCAGGGTCTCTTCATCCACTTTACAATCTTCTGGTACATATGATATGTGTCTGGTATGATATAACACACTACACAGGTGctcaaatgtgtaattatCAGATGATGTCTTTATATGTTTAGTCAAATCTCTCTGAATCAGGTTCGTATCTGTCGGGTAATTGAATGCAAACTCGATATGGTTAAATGTGATTTTGTATAACTTCTTATTTGGCATTGTGAGATCCTCAACTTCATATTCGTCCAAGGATTCTGGGCTGACTTCAATGTAACTTCCGTTATAGTCAAAGAAGTTGTAGTCCAAATCTTCTCTGTACTCTTCTTCTGTGGTTTCCCACACACTATACGACCTCAGCATCGTCATCACTCGCCTGTTTATGTTAATGTACGGGTGTAGATActttaatttaatcaaGATATTGAAGATCATGAACTTGTCACACTTTGTAGAAATCTCCACAACCTTGAAAAATGAACTTTCCACTTCAGTTTTAAACTTATAGAATGACAGGAAACACAACTCAAGGAAGTCGACATAATTGGGGCTAAGTATTCTTCTAAACTTTGAATATCCTACGTTTACCAAACATAAATACAGTTTCTGAACAAACAGTGgtaaatattcattaaGGTATTCGGCTATGTTTCTTGTATTGATCTTCAAGACGTCAATGAACAGGTTTATTATGTTAATTAACTCAGTTAGTCTATTCATGTCTGGGTCTTCGGATTCTGCTGATCCTGTGTT
Coding sequences:
- a CDS encoding uncharacterized protein (Tap579b07.q1c.C.cand.43 - score = 49.36;~SMART CysPc (SM00230) at aa 35-406, E()=3.49e-13), yielding MKPQVSENVQAERFEKFSSFVDRCFIPPWDHVVESTSKDFKYLNELISVGDLWQDPSGLMELNSRQKKRFSRWVRYFELCDHLTFFNSVPTSERILQGYVGDCSTVSSLSSLAEYENFSGIPVLTDKIKLIDLEKTAINLVNLGYPEQCINYLGGYKISIGVKVFFNGCPRCMFIDDWVPVKSDNTLLCAHSKDYSELWVTLFEKANVRLSGNTYAIKGTNPGVDIYHLTGWIPEIIQLPPFRFKLPNDHSNPLIMDGIKQKVYDSPSDITNIQKWESIWESVLYNFNKNCVLCLGTNELYDVTTNSFYIEGISVSSGIVSGHAYSVLNVLELCVSGMKHKLLLLKNPWGKVSSKIEIDPMILSILPSNNNTTNDVGIFWIEWDSVLKWFSHLYFCWNTEMFDFVNKIHFTWGRNEHFINSPVPEDSYLSMFNPQILVSYPNEQEGSKTQVVDRKSKSQLMKSSGEDYLLIYAMLIQNRRELGEKMKYLATHIFEGNSRIIIPNNPLINGVYNNSEIILTKLLISPYPSADERREQILKYGRYHQIENKTHVVNLIILLCYYMRKMQENSSYTLITYSNKSIKLLPLSELSEYSNLVYDYRWSSFNNGMNPNEIWSFFTNPQFRLEIKRDTNLIILLETDSEISVNLRLFFGRLATIRSLRTKQAKSSNEYKLYCCSIHGYFKKGTYTLIPSNFNGVEANFKFNFFFQGPQNDTIQIYPIPYPFIKLHHMASLEPNSSTKVDREYKIDETGDQLVERPVSYHILNHYHVTVLRITNHYLDFTVDQVTLLSIKIKVNSINDNKFVLFSTNTSYPNLSQSICSVGDNSGNDRQLNFCSDVCCFSCGGPYGQFYPISPNLFPEEHGLGYKFSLFSDLNGGISKNGKTPSNSSQVLFTRELLITFTLANLFPNSQYRLVSINQFKFQKLFFISNFPITLIQ